The sequence GTTTCCGGCGTCGGGGTCGTGCCGCCGTTGATGTTCGGCTTGGTGTTGACGGTGTTCGCCGAGTTTGTCGGTTTCTTGGCACAGGCGAACGCAAAGACAACCGCCGACGCAACAAGCGCCAGCGCAACGATCTTCTGAAAATTTCCTAACTGCATATTCTGTAAGCTTCCTCTCAGGGTCAAGAAATTATGATAAAGCAAACCGACGAAGCCGACAATCGCCGATTCTGGATTCAGAACTTAGCCGGAGCTGCAATTTACTAAGGCCGCACGTTCGTTCTATGATAAACGTTCGAAACTTTCGATATGAAGACCTGTCCGAGCTGCAATTCTCAATACACCGACGACACCCTGCGTTTCTGTCTTCAGGACGGAACGCCGCTCGTGGAGCCCTCCGGAGCGCCCACGATCGCATTCAACGAACAGGAAACGTTTGTTTCGGCGCGGCCGACAAATCCGCCGATCGCGGGTTTTGAACGCCAGACCCAGCCGATGCTGGCACCGGCGCCGGCGCCGGCAAGGTCGAATCTTCTGATCGTCGCCGTGCTCATCCTGGCCGTCCTGCTGCTTGCCTTCGTCGGGGTCGGAGCCTGGATCATCTACACCGGCGGTTCGCCCTATTCGCGCACGAATCCGATGCTCGCTAATGCGAACACGGACAAGCCCGTAACGTCGTCAAAACCGCGAACCGACACGGCCGTCAACAAGCCGGCCTCAAACGTGAAAGCCAATTCAAATGCGAACGCGGATTCGCAGCAGATCAAGACCGACGTCGCCGAACGTATTGAAGCTTGGCGGACCGGAATTGAAGCGGTCAATCTCGACCGCTTTATGGAAAACTATGCCGAATCGGTCGATTACTATAATGGCCGCGGGACGACGCGCGCGGCCGTCCGGGACGACAAACAGCGGGCTTTCGTAAAATTCGATTCGATGAAGATGACGATCTCGAATATGACGATCACGCCGGGTGCGGGCGGAACGCGCGCGGTCGCGGTCTTCGATAAGGAATGGATCTTCACGAACGCCGCCGGCGAACGCAACGCGGGCAAGGTCCGCCAGCAGTTGACGCTTGAGAAGATCAACGGAAAATGGCTCATCATCCTTGAAAAAGACTTGAAGATCATCCAGAGACCGTCCTGATGAAAGCGCTTAGATTTACCGATAACACATTGAAAATGGAGGACTTGGCTTTGCCCACCGCGATCGGCGAAGCGCTTGTGCGCGTCGTTCGCTCGGGAATTTGCAACACCGACCTTGAAATCGTTCGGGGCTATGCGGGTTTTTCGGGAACGATCGGACACGAGTTCGTCGGGATCGTCGAAGAATGCGCGGAAAATCCGGCGCTCGTCGGAAAACGCGTTGTCGGCGAGATCAATGTCGGTTGCGGAATTTGCGGTCTTTGCCGGGCCGGCGACTCGCGGCATTGTCCGGCACGGACCGTTCTCGGGATCAAGGGCCGCGATGGCGCGCACGCCGGATTTCTGAATCTCCCGGCCCGCAATCTGCTTGAGGTTCCGGCCGGCGTCAGCGACGAACAGGCCATCTTCACCGAACCGCTTGCCGCCGCCTACGGAATCACCGAACAGGTCGAGATCGGAAAGGATACGCGTGTCGCCGTGATCGGCGACGGCAAACTCGGAATTCTATGCGCCCTGAGCCTCGCGCTCGAAAGCGATCGGGTCGTTTTGATCGGGAAGCACCGGGAAAAACTATCCGTTGCCCGGAAGCGTAATATCGAAACCGACTTCGCCGAGAGCGGCGCGAAGCGCGCCGGCGAGTTTGATGTCGTCGTCGAGGCGAGCGGCAGCGAGTCCGGCTTCGATCTGGCGGCGGAACTCGTTCGGCCACGCGGCAAGATAGTCCTGAAATCGACGTTCGCCGGAAAGACGAGTCTCGATCTCTGGCGCGTGGTCGTGGACGAGATCTCCGTCGTCGGCTCACGTTGCGGCCGTTTCGCTCCGGCGCTGCAGTTAATGGCCGGCGGCCGGATCAATGTTGAAGATATGATATCGGATGAGTTTCGCCTCGAAGACGGTGTCGAGGCGATGCGCCGCGCCGCCGAGAAAGGCGTTCTCAAGGTTATGCTCACGATGTAGTTCGGAGTGTTATAATCGGATCAACCGGCGTTTTTTGGAGGTCCCGTTATGAGGTTTTGCGGAAAGACTTTTCTTGTTTTCGTGGCGGTCTCGGTGCTCGCGGTTTCAGCGATCGCGCAGACCGGGGTCGAGCGTTCGCGGGCGGCGGCGAT is a genomic window of Acidobacteriota bacterium containing:
- a CDS encoding nuclear transport factor 2 family protein gives rise to the protein MKTCPSCNSQYTDDTLRFCLQDGTPLVEPSGAPTIAFNEQETFVSARPTNPPIAGFERQTQPMLAPAPAPARSNLLIVAVLILAVLLLAFVGVGAWIIYTGGSPYSRTNPMLANANTDKPVTSSKPRTDTAVNKPASNVKANSNANADSQQIKTDVAERIEAWRTGIEAVNLDRFMENYAESVDYYNGRGTTRAAVRDDKQRAFVKFDSMKMTISNMTITPGAGGTRAVAVFDKEWIFTNAAGERNAGKVRQQLTLEKINGKWLIILEKDLKIIQRPS
- a CDS encoding alcohol dehydrogenase catalytic domain-containing protein, producing MKALRFTDNTLKMEDLALPTAIGEALVRVVRSGICNTDLEIVRGYAGFSGTIGHEFVGIVEECAENPALVGKRVVGEINVGCGICGLCRAGDSRHCPARTVLGIKGRDGAHAGFLNLPARNLLEVPAGVSDEQAIFTEPLAAAYGITEQVEIGKDTRVAVIGDGKLGILCALSLALESDRVVLIGKHREKLSVARKRNIETDFAESGAKRAGEFDVVVEASGSESGFDLAAELVRPRGKIVLKSTFAGKTSLDLWRVVVDEISVVGSRCGRFAPALQLMAGGRINVEDMISDEFRLEDGVEAMRRAAEKGVLKVMLTM